A genomic window from Hypomesus transpacificus isolate Combined female chromosome 15, fHypTra1, whole genome shotgun sequence includes:
- the LOC124478109 gene encoding phospholipid scramblase 2-like: MHPGQNEINPVPPQVPVIMPAPYRPPNCPTGLEYLTQVDQLLIHQNVHIAEIVLNLETHNSYTVKNSVGQQVFAVAEENDCCTLMFCGPDRPFTLHLKDNLGQEVVTVTRPLNCSLCCFPCCLQELEEQSPPGCPIGYIIQECHVYLPKFIILNERREPQLRIQGPLMACSWWGDINFEVKSLDESVVVGQISKQWTGCIQEAFTDTDNFGISFPMDLDVKVKASLLGACFLIDFMFFEKQKGSND, translated from the coding sequence ATGCACCCTGGTCAAAATGAAATCAATCCTGTGCCTCCTCAGGTACCTGTGATTATGCCTGCCCCTTACAGACCCCCAAATTGCCCAACTGGTCTTGAATACCTGACTCAGGTAGACCAGCTTCTGATCCATCAGAATGTTCACATTGCTGAAATTGTTCTCAACTTGGAAACTCACAATTCTTACACTGTAAAGAACAGTGTAGGACAACAGGTGTTTGCAGTGGCAGAAGAGAATGACTGTTGCACACTAATGTTCTGCGGCCCGGACAGACCTTTCACCCTTCATCTCAAGGACAATCTTGGACAGGAAGTGGTGACAGTCACACGTCCCCTGAATTGCAGCCTTTGCTGCTTCCCTTGCTGCTTACAAGAGCTGGAGGAACAGAGCCCTCCTGGTTGTCCTATAGGGTACATAATACAGGAATGTCATGTTTATCTGCCTAAATTCATCATACTGAACGAGAGGAGGGAGCCCCAGCTTCGGATCCAAGGACCGCTTATGGCCTGCAGCTGGTGGGGAGACATCAACTTTGAGGTGAAGTCCCTGGATGAGTCAGTGGTGGTTGGACAGATAAGCAAGCAGTGGACTGGATGTATACAGGAAGCTTTCACTGACacagacaattttggaatctCTTTTCCCATGGATCTGGACGTCAAGGTCAAAGCTTCTCTGCTTGGTGCCTGCTTTCTCATCGATTTCATGTTTTTTGAGAAACAGAAGGGATCAAATGATTAG
- the LOC124478108 gene encoding galectin-9-like — protein MAFYNQEPFYNPSIPFAGSVQGGLQEGKTITVSGRISPRAERFHVNLQCGSRSGADIALHFNPRYDSCPGYIVTNTFQLSSWGKEERKQNSPFTPGSSFTLIITVQRDSYKLNANGCHIMDYRHRIPFNAVDTISVGGNVEVTSIAFQNPAPYFPPQPAFPGFPAQPGFPAQPGFPVMPGFPAQPGFPALPGYPAQPGYPAQPGFPPHPGFPPQPGFPAQQGYVVPYKTIINGGLHPGRTINIQGIASSNAKRFHINLSFNTGIALHYNPRFDDNVVVCNSKLRDQYGKEERCGGMPFHRGQPFTVMISCEAQFFRIIVNGNQTNTYIYRHPHLQQIDVLEVCGDVTLTYVMF, from the exons ATGGCATTTTATAACCAGGAACCGTTTTACAACCCG AGCATTCCATTCGCTGGCTCCGTCCAAGGTGGCTTGCAAGAAGGGAAAACCATAACTGTTAGTGGTCGAATTTCGCCTAGGGCTGAGAG GTTCCATGTCAATTTACAGTGTGGTTCTAGATCAGGGGCAGACATTGCCCTTCATTTTAACCCTCGGTATGACAGCTGCCCTGGATACATTGTCACCAACACTTTCCAGCTGTCCTCATGGGGGAAGGAAGAGCGGAAGCAGAACTCACCTTTCACCCCTGGTTCCAGTTTCACCTTAATTATTACAGTCCAACGTGATTCATACAAG TTGAATGCCAATGGATGCCATATCATGGATTACCGGCATCGCATCCCCTTCAATGCAGTGGACACCATTTCAGTTGGGGGGAATGTGGAAGTGACCTCTATTGCCTTCCAAAACCCTGCA CCCTACTTCCCTCCACAACCAGCATTTCCTGGATTTCCTGCCCAGCCAGGATTTCCTGCCCAGCCAGGATTTCCTGTCATGCCAGGTTTTCCTGCCCAACCAGGTTTTCCTGCCCTACCAGGTTATCCTGCCCAACCAGGTTATCCTGCCCAACCAGGATTCCCCCCTCACCCAGGATTCCCTCCTCAACCAGGATTTCCAGCACAACAAGGATAT GTTGTCCCATACAAGACCATCATTAATGGTGGACTTCATCCTGGCCGGACTATCAATATCCAGGGAATAGCTAGCTCTAATGCCAAAAG GTTCCACATTAACCTGAGCTTTAACACAGGCATTGCGCTGCACTATAATCCCCGTTTCGATGACAATGTTGTGGTGTGTAACAGCAAGCTGAGAGACCAATatggaaaagaggagagatgtggagggaTGCCTTTCCACAGAGGCCAGCCCTTCACG GTGATGATTTCTTGTGAGGCTCAGTTCTTCAGGATTATAGTCAATGGGAATCAGACTAACACCTACATATATCGTCACCCCCATCTCCAACAGATTGATGTTCTAGAAGTATGCGGAGATGTCACTTTGACCTATGTTATGTTTTAA